A DNA window from Malus domestica chromosome 12, GDT2T_hap1 contains the following coding sequences:
- the LOC103449060 gene encoding uncharacterized protein isoform X2, translating into MANPRRNTQSSENPFHAQTLTSSSVTHFLKKPHAFPFLLSIFLFLTWVSLRLQHSSSPSRFSINRDDAHKKWSQSSDSRANLVRFGSGFPSPIAKDKRGWFLDPISLAKDSRISGGALSCVSLHLGEIRPGGLRGNHRHHSCNETFVIWGAETRFRVDEGYAEVTIGADEVAVAASPSSTAHALINIDPVRTTYFIGCQDRIINYNSSSTDFNVWKNLSISFL; encoded by the exons ATGGCAAACCCTCGAAGGAACACCCAGAGCTCAGAGAACCCCTTCCACGCCCAAACCCTCACATCCTCTTCAGTCACTCACTTTCTCAAGAAACCCCACGCCTTCCCCTTCCTCCTCTCAATCTTCCTTTTCCTGACGTGGGTCTCTCTCCGGCTCCAGCACTCCTCTTCTCCTTCTCGTTTTTCCATCAACAGAGACGACGCCCATAAAAAATGGAGCCAATCGAGCGATTCCAGAGCCAATCTCGTGAGGTTCGGTTCTGGGTTTCCTTCCCCGATTGCCAAAGACAAGAGGGGATGGTTCCTCGACCCCATCTCGCTCGCCAAAGATTCTCGCATTTCAG GTGGAGCTCTGAGCTGTGTATCGCTTCATCTCGGAGAAATCCGGCCTGGCGGTTTAAGGGGGAATCACAGGCACCATTCTTGCAATGAAACATTTGTCATATGGGGGGCTGAAACAAGGTTTAGG GTGGATGAAGGCTATGCTGAAGTGACTATTGGTGCAGATGAGGTTGCTGTAGCAGCAAGCCCAAGTAGCACTGCCCATGCTCTAATAAATATAGATCCGGTACGGACTACATACTTTATAGGATGCCAAGACAGAATCATAAACTATAACAGCTCAAGTACAGATTTTAATGTGTGGAAAAATCTGAGTATAAGTTTTCTGTGA
- the LOC103449060 gene encoding uncharacterized protein isoform X1 has product MANPRRNTQSSENPFHAQTLTSSSVTHFLKKPHAFPFLLSIFLFLTWVSLRLQHSSSPSRFSINRDDAHKKWSQSSDSRANLVRFGSGFPSPIAKDKRGWFLDPISLAKDSRISGGALSCVSLHLGEIRPGGLRGNHRHHSCNETFVIWGAETRFRLENDQVDEGYAEVTIGADEVAVAASPSSTAHALINIDPVRTTYFIGCQDRIINYNSSSTDFNVWKNLSISFL; this is encoded by the exons ATGGCAAACCCTCGAAGGAACACCCAGAGCTCAGAGAACCCCTTCCACGCCCAAACCCTCACATCCTCTTCAGTCACTCACTTTCTCAAGAAACCCCACGCCTTCCCCTTCCTCCTCTCAATCTTCCTTTTCCTGACGTGGGTCTCTCTCCGGCTCCAGCACTCCTCTTCTCCTTCTCGTTTTTCCATCAACAGAGACGACGCCCATAAAAAATGGAGCCAATCGAGCGATTCCAGAGCCAATCTCGTGAGGTTCGGTTCTGGGTTTCCTTCCCCGATTGCCAAAGACAAGAGGGGATGGTTCCTCGACCCCATCTCGCTCGCCAAAGATTCTCGCATTTCAG GTGGAGCTCTGAGCTGTGTATCGCTTCATCTCGGAGAAATCCGGCCTGGCGGTTTAAGGGGGAATCACAGGCACCATTCTTGCAATGAAACATTTGTCATATGGGGGGCTGAAACAAGGTTTAGG CTGGAGAATGACCAGGTGGATGAAGGCTATGCTGAAGTGACTATTGGTGCAGATGAGGTTGCTGTAGCAGCAAGCCCAAGTAGCACTGCCCATGCTCTAATAAATATAGATCCGGTACGGACTACATACTTTATAGGATGCCAAGACAGAATCATAAACTATAACAGCTCAAGTACAGATTTTAATGTGTGGAAAAATCTGAGTATAAGTTTTCTGTGA